CGTGCTGAGCGACGGACGGCTGATCGTCGGGGCGGGGGTGGGCAGCCCGGCCCTGGCCGAGCGGTTCGGCGTGCCGCCGGCGAGGGTTGGCGTGTTCGTGGACGACACGCTGTCGGCGCTGCGGGCGCTCTGGAGGGGCGCTGAGGGGTTCACCGGCGCGAGCTTCCGCCTGACGGGCACCGTCCAGCCGCAGCCGGTTCAACCGGGCGGGCCGCCGCTCTGGGTCGGCGGCATGATCGGCCGGTCGGCCGAGCGCGCGGCACGGCACGGCGACGCCTGGTACGGCGGGATGCACTCGTCCTACGCGCTGGTGGTGCGCCAGATCGGGCACTATCGGCGGGCGTTAGCGGCCCTTGGGACATCGCCTGATGACGGCAGGGTGGCGCTGAATCGGCTGCTGGTACTGGCCGACTCGGACGCCGATGCCGTGTCAGCCGGCGGAGCGGCCATCGATCCGCACGGTCTGGACGGGCCGGTCCCGATGCAGCTGGTCGGCTCGCCTGAGACGGTGGCAGCGGCGATCCGGGCGTACGCCGAGGCCGGTGTCACCAACATGCAGCTCCGGGTGTTCCCGGCCGGCGTGACGTTCGAACAGGCGCAACGCACGCTGACGCTGTTCCGCGACGCGGTGCTGCCAGCGCTCCGGTAGCGGCCGTCACCCTCGGACCGGTGGAGGCCCTCGCTGCCTCTCCCCGCGCGGCAGATGGGTCGATCCGAACGAAGCGCACCCATCGTGCAAAACTTGCGAGTCACTATTTCATCCTGAGCGACGCGAAGGATCTCACACCCAGGTCGGCGGTCAGCGGGTGAGGTCCTTCACTCCCTCGCAAGCTCGGTCCGTTCAGGACGACATGGCTGCTTGCACGTGGTGATCGCAACGCGGCGCCGAACTCATCGTCAGACGCATTCGTCGGCAAACAGTCCACCCAGAATCTAAGATGCCAGTGGCGCGCAGTCGAACTATGACGACTT
This genomic stretch from Chloroflexota bacterium harbors:
- a CDS encoding LLM class flavin-dependent oxidoreductase; amino-acid sequence: MPRRPIEFGLAIDFARPAEAVAQRTAQIDGLLALAEASGFTSVWAGEQYSADAGRIHLPAPFLVLASLIGRTRLKLGTGVLVIPAYHPLRLAYEAALLDVLSDGRLIVGAGVGSPALAERFGVPPARVGVFVDDTLSALRALWRGAEGFTGASFRLTGTVQPQPVQPGGPPLWVGGMIGRSAERAARHGDAWYGGMHSSYALVVRQIGHYRRALAALGTSPDDGRVALNRLLVLADSDADAVSAGGAAIDPHGLDGPVPMQLVGSPETVAAAIRAYAEAGVTNMQLRVFPAGVTFEQAQRTLTLFRDAVLPALR